The following are encoded together in the Constrictibacter sp. MBR-5 genome:
- a CDS encoding amino acid adenylation domain-containing protein has protein sequence MRTIDQLVAALNGAGVRFRLEDGTLRYLGPPDLPAALRAEMVARKDEIRALLAGVPAEAEPAIRPVPRTGPLPLSFAQQRLWFLDQWQPGNPIYNEPAAVRIEGALDEAVLSGALREIVRRHEIFRTVYEAIDGEPRQVVREDWRLELQLVDLCGQGREDRDAALVAEARRPFDLSRDIMLRAVLFRTGDDEHLLSLVMHHIACDGWSAGVLVRELVALYTAFREKRSSPLPPLPIQYADFASWQRAPEQASRLARDLDFWRDHLSGAPTRTDLPTDFPRPAHETFNGARHDFRIDPETTAQAGALARRHGASLFMVLRAAFDVLMYRYSGQSDIVVGTAIANRDRAELEPLAGFFVNTLALRSDLSGEPSFAVLVERVKAAAQAAYAHQSLPFERLVEVLSPQRDLSHAPLFQVMFTLQNAPETVLELPGLRIAAVDVPRDTAKFDLILFMRERDGGLAGTWEYNTDLFLPATVARMARHFANLLKAALASPDTAIGRLAMLNDAERRHLVEGWNGTAMNYPRDASIPALFARRAAAAPDAPAVEGPDGRLDYRDLDRASNRLAHRLLAAGVSVGEPVGLALDRSAAFVAGALGILKAGAAYLPLDPTYPRERRDFMVADAGLRLLVTDAAGAKAFASFAGTIVRLDDPDGSLAAQPAHDPDVAVHAVSPAYVMYTSGSTGWPKGVVVPHRAVVRLVSDTDYVDFPAMRRIAHASNVAFDAATFEIWGALLHGAEIVVIAKDTLLSPEALARDLREKRVDAMFLTPAVFRQVAAARPDAFAGLSHLLVGGDAMPVDAARRVLLSGAAPRAMANVYGPTETVTFACWHPVASVPQGAVAVPIGRPIANTTLHVLDAAMQPVPVGVYGELHIGGDAVALGYLNRPELTAERFVGNPFGEGRLYRTGDRVRRLPDGNIVFGGRYDQQIKLRGYRVEPGEIETVLRSHPRVRDAIVLPRDAAAGDPRLVAYVVAAEADAAARTDQVAQWQALFDTTYRGEVATRTAAPVEQGDPARNFTGWESSYTGEPIPLTEMEEWLERTLDEIEALRPRRILEIGCGTGLLLARLAPGRDTYHATDFSQGALDGIEALRRLRPDLDHVVLARASADEAPPAVAGGYDLIVLNSVVQYFPSIAYLGRVLTLAAERLAPGGRIYVGDVRNLDLQEAFHASVEGRRAAGRGTIGELRRRIREAVTDEEELLVAPDFFRDIARFVPGLSCERVSPKRGIHRNELTRFRYQAVLRRADASRSADEVLPEWLSWRDIPEGLHGVARLLDHARPAVLAIAAIPNARLGYENALLAALGAASDPDAIVALDEGDDTGADPEALHGLAHRFGYGVAVTFSDIAEAGAFDAVFQRETPAAVAWSGRPRGRAGTLPDIDTYANDPLLGRQSRQLTPELRAFMQERLPDYMLPAAYVFLARWPISPNGKVDRKALPDPNWQRSAASRFVAPAPGIERRIAEIWQAVLGLDRIGATENFFEIGGHSLLATQIVSRLRAAFGLEVGLRAFFENPTIAEQSRYLDRAGVGAASAPQDPVRDTMQEEFVI, from the coding sequence ATGAGGACGATCGACCAGCTCGTCGCCGCCCTGAACGGCGCCGGCGTGCGCTTCCGCCTGGAGGACGGCACGCTGCGCTATCTCGGCCCGCCGGACCTTCCGGCGGCGTTGCGCGCCGAGATGGTGGCGCGCAAGGACGAGATCCGCGCGCTGCTCGCGGGCGTTCCGGCCGAGGCCGAGCCTGCCATCCGCCCGGTGCCGCGCACCGGCCCGCTGCCGCTCTCGTTCGCACAGCAGCGCCTGTGGTTTCTCGACCAGTGGCAGCCGGGCAATCCGATCTACAACGAGCCCGCCGCCGTACGGATCGAAGGTGCGCTCGACGAGGCGGTCCTTTCCGGCGCGCTGCGCGAGATCGTCCGCCGCCATGAAATCTTCCGCACCGTGTACGAGGCCATCGATGGCGAGCCGCGGCAGGTGGTCCGGGAGGACTGGCGTCTCGAACTCCAGCTCGTCGACCTTTGCGGCCAGGGCCGGGAAGACCGGGACGCCGCCCTGGTCGCCGAGGCACGCCGCCCGTTCGATCTGAGCCGCGACATCATGCTGCGTGCCGTCCTGTTCCGGACGGGCGACGACGAGCATCTGCTCTCGCTGGTGATGCACCACATCGCCTGCGACGGCTGGTCGGCCGGCGTACTCGTGCGCGAGCTGGTGGCGCTCTACACGGCCTTCCGCGAGAAGCGTTCGTCGCCGCTGCCGCCGCTGCCGATCCAGTATGCCGACTTCGCCTCCTGGCAGCGTGCGCCGGAGCAGGCGTCGAGACTGGCGCGGGACCTCGATTTCTGGCGCGATCACCTTTCCGGGGCGCCGACGCGCACGGACCTGCCGACCGACTTTCCGCGTCCGGCCCACGAAACCTTCAACGGCGCCCGCCACGACTTTCGGATCGACCCCGAGACGACCGCGCAGGCGGGCGCGCTCGCACGCCGGCACGGCGCATCGCTGTTCATGGTGCTGCGCGCCGCGTTCGACGTCCTGATGTACCGCTACAGCGGACAGTCCGACATCGTCGTCGGCACCGCCATCGCCAATCGGGACCGCGCCGAACTGGAGCCGCTGGCCGGCTTTTTCGTGAACACGCTGGCGCTGCGGAGCGACCTGTCGGGGGAGCCGTCCTTCGCGGTGCTCGTCGAGCGCGTCAAGGCCGCGGCCCAGGCGGCCTATGCGCACCAGTCCCTGCCGTTCGAGCGGCTGGTGGAGGTGCTGTCGCCGCAGCGCGATTTGAGCCACGCGCCGCTCTTCCAGGTGATGTTCACGCTCCAGAACGCGCCGGAGACGGTGCTGGAACTGCCGGGGCTGCGCATCGCCGCGGTGGATGTCCCGCGCGACACCGCGAAGTTCGATCTCATCCTGTTCATGCGCGAGCGCGACGGCGGGCTGGCCGGAACGTGGGAGTACAACACCGACCTCTTCCTGCCGGCGACCGTCGCCCGCATGGCGCGGCACTTCGCGAACCTGCTGAAGGCCGCCCTCGCGTCTCCCGATACAGCAATCGGCCGCCTCGCCATGCTCAATGACGCCGAGCGCCGGCATCTCGTCGAGGGGTGGAACGGTACGGCGATGAACTATCCGCGCGACGCTTCCATTCCCGCACTGTTCGCGCGCCGCGCCGCGGCGGCGCCGGATGCGCCGGCGGTCGAAGGTCCGGACGGCCGCCTCGACTATCGCGACCTCGACCGGGCGTCGAATCGTCTGGCGCATCGGCTGCTCGCGGCCGGCGTCTCCGTGGGCGAGCCGGTGGGGCTGGCGCTCGACCGGTCCGCGGCGTTCGTCGCAGGCGCGCTCGGCATCCTCAAGGCCGGGGCGGCCTATCTGCCGCTCGATCCAACCTATCCGCGCGAGCGGCGCGACTTCATGGTGGCCGACGCGGGCTTGCGGCTGCTGGTCACCGATGCCGCCGGGGCGAAGGCCTTCGCCTCTTTCGCCGGCACCATCGTGCGGCTCGACGATCCGGACGGGTCGCTCGCCGCGCAGCCGGCGCACGATCCCGACGTCGCCGTCCATGCCGTGTCGCCGGCCTACGTCATGTACACGTCCGGGTCGACCGGTTGGCCGAAAGGGGTGGTGGTGCCGCACCGGGCGGTGGTTCGTCTCGTCTCCGACACCGACTATGTCGACTTTCCGGCGATGCGCAGGATCGCCCACGCATCCAACGTCGCCTTCGACGCGGCGACCTTCGAGATCTGGGGCGCGCTGCTCCATGGCGCCGAGATCGTCGTGATCGCCAAGGACACGCTGCTCTCGCCGGAAGCGCTCGCGCGCGACCTGCGCGAGAAGCGGGTCGACGCGATGTTCCTGACGCCTGCGGTCTTCCGGCAGGTCGCCGCCGCACGTCCGGACGCCTTCGCCGGATTGAGCCATCTGCTCGTCGGCGGCGATGCCATGCCGGTCGACGCGGCACGCCGGGTTCTGCTGTCCGGCGCGGCGCCGCGTGCGATGGCCAATGTCTACGGCCCGACCGAAACCGTGACCTTCGCCTGCTGGCATCCGGTGGCGTCTGTGCCGCAGGGGGCCGTGGCTGTGCCGATCGGCCGGCCGATCGCCAACACGACCCTGCATGTCCTCGACGCCGCGATGCAGCCGGTGCCGGTCGGCGTCTACGGCGAACTCCATATCGGCGGCGACGCCGTCGCGCTGGGCTACCTCAACCGTCCGGAACTGACGGCCGAGCGTTTCGTCGGCAATCCGTTCGGCGAAGGCCGCCTCTACCGCACCGGCGACCGCGTACGGCGCCTGCCCGACGGCAACATCGTCTTCGGCGGCCGGTACGATCAGCAAATCAAGCTCCGCGGCTACCGTGTGGAACCGGGCGAGATCGAGACGGTCCTGCGCAGCCATCCGCGTGTCCGGGACGCGATCGTCCTGCCGCGCGACGCGGCCGCTGGCGATCCGCGCCTCGTCGCCTACGTCGTCGCGGCGGAAGCCGACGCCGCCGCGCGCACCGATCAGGTCGCGCAGTGGCAAGCGCTGTTCGACACGACCTATCGCGGCGAGGTCGCGACCCGCACTGCGGCCCCGGTGGAACAGGGCGATCCGGCGCGGAACTTCACCGGCTGGGAGAGCAGCTACACCGGCGAACCCATCCCGCTGACCGAGATGGAGGAGTGGCTGGAGCGCACGCTCGACGAGATCGAGGCGCTGCGGCCGCGCCGGATCCTGGAGATCGGTTGCGGCACGGGGCTGCTGCTGGCGCGGCTGGCGCCGGGGCGGGACACGTACCACGCAACCGATTTCTCCCAGGGCGCGCTCGACGGTATCGAGGCGCTGCGACGGCTCAGGCCCGACCTCGACCATGTCGTCCTCGCCCGTGCGTCGGCCGACGAGGCGCCACCGGCCGTTGCCGGCGGCTACGACCTGATCGTCCTCAATTCCGTCGTGCAGTATTTCCCGAGCATCGCCTATCTCGGCCGTGTGCTCACCCTGGCCGCTGAACGGCTGGCACCGGGCGGCCGGATCTATGTGGGCGACGTCCGGAATCTCGATCTGCAGGAGGCGTTTCACGCATCGGTCGAAGGACGCCGTGCGGCAGGCCGCGGCACCATCGGCGAACTGCGCCGTCGGATCCGCGAGGCGGTGACGGACGAGGAGGAACTGCTCGTCGCACCGGACTTCTTCCGGGACATCGCGCGTTTCGTGCCCGGTCTCTCCTGCGAAAGGGTCTCTCCGAAGCGCGGCATCCATCGCAACGAACTGACGCGGTTCCGCTATCAAGCGGTGCTGCGCCGAGCCGATGCGTCGCGCTCGGCCGATGAGGTGCTGCCGGAGTGGCTCTCATGGCGGGATATCCCGGAGGGTCTTCACGGTGTGGCGCGCCTGCTGGACCATGCCCGGCCTGCGGTTCTGGCGATCGCGGCCATCCCGAACGCGCGCCTCGGATACGAGAACGCCCTGCTGGCGGCGCTCGGTGCCGCCTCGGATCCGGACGCGATCGTCGCACTCGACGAGGGCGACGACACAGGCGCTGATCCCGAGGCGCTGCATGGGCTCGCCCACCGCTTCGGCTATGGCGTTGCCGTCACCTTCTCCGATATCGCCGAAGCCGGGGCCTTCGACGCGGTGTTCCAGCGGGAGACACCCGCGGCCGTGGCCTGGAGCGGCAGGCCGCGCGGGCGCGCGGGCACGCTGCCCGACATCGACACCTACGCGAACGACCCGCTCCTCGGCAGGCAGAGCCGCCAACTCACGCCGGAACTCCGCGCCTTCATGCAGGAGCGCCTTCCGGACTACATGCTGCCGGCGGCCTATGTCTTCCTCGCCCGTTGGCCGATCAGCCCGAACGGCAAGGTCGACCGCAAGGCGCTCCCGGATCCCAATTGGCAGCGATCGGCCGCCAGTCGCTTCGTGGCGCCAGCGCCCGGGATCGAGCGCCGCATCGCTGAGATCTGGCAGGCCGTTCTCGGGCTCGACCGTATCGGTGCCACGGAGAATTTCTTCGAGATCGGCGGACACTCGCTGCTCGCGACGCAGATCGTCTCCCGCCTGCGTGCGGCGTTCGGCCTAGAGGTCGGGCTGCGGGCCTTCTTCGAGAACCCGACCATTGCCGAACAGTCCCGGTATCTCGATCGGGCCGGTGTCGGCGCTGCGTCGGCCCCGCAGGACCCTGTCCGGGACACGATGCAGGAGGAATTCGTGATCTGA